The Hahella sp. HNIBRBA332 genome window below encodes:
- a CDS encoding DUF599 domain-containing protein, whose protein sequence is MNLLDYIALVWFLLNCVGYTYYSEHRAKTRPCLSNTLDLYRADWMRRTLMRDARIADASVVGNLERNGAFFASSSLLILAGLITAIGYTDKAMSVFSDLPYIAQTGKFMWELKLVVLCAVFVYAFFKFTWSMRQYNFCGVLISSAPLTYEDKVSSGAREALAQSAARVANLAGDSFNLGLRSYYYGLAVLTWFIHPILFMAITSAVVAILFQREFRSRALKALRAGKTFEDEAAGKE, encoded by the coding sequence ATGAATCTACTGGATTATATTGCTCTCGTCTGGTTCTTATTGAATTGCGTCGGTTACACCTATTACTCGGAGCACCGCGCTAAAACCCGGCCCTGCCTCTCCAATACCCTGGATCTGTATCGCGCTGACTGGATGCGTCGTACGCTGATGCGCGACGCCCGTATCGCCGATGCTTCCGTGGTAGGCAATCTGGAGCGCAACGGCGCTTTTTTCGCCTCCAGCAGCTTATTGATCCTCGCGGGTTTGATCACCGCTATAGGGTATACGGACAAAGCCATGTCCGTCTTTAGTGATCTACCCTATATTGCACAGACCGGCAAGTTCATGTGGGAACTCAAGCTGGTGGTGCTGTGCGCGGTGTTCGTGTATGCCTTTTTTAAGTTCACCTGGTCGATGCGGCAATACAACTTCTGTGGGGTGCTGATCAGCAGCGCGCCGTTGACCTACGAGGACAAGGTCAGTTCCGGCGCGCGTGAGGCGTTGGCCCAGTCCGCCGCACGGGTGGCGAACCTGGCCGGGGATTCTTTTAACCTGGGTTTGCGGTCATACTATTATGGACTCGCCGTATTAACCTGGTTTATCCATCCGATATTGTTCATGGCGATAACCAGCGCTGTGGTGGCTATCCTGTTTCAACGGGAGTTCCGGTCCCGCGCTCTGAAAGCGTTGCGCGCCGGTAAGACCTTTGAGGATGAGGCGGCGGGGAAAGAGTAA
- a CDS encoding PaaI family thioesterase produces the protein MQQYEPWENDELRFGRVSRFLDSLNQCRELGIKVTCANADGLELELPYSEHIVGDTDTGVIHGGAITTLMDTASGGSVLCCLPELELCPTLDLRVDYMRPAQPGKTVFARARCYRVTGTIVFTRCEAFQRGPDTTVANCVATFMRIGRDASPDWFWEKIEGRK, from the coding sequence ATGCAGCAGTACGAACCCTGGGAGAACGACGAGCTTCGTTTCGGCCGGGTATCGAGGTTTCTGGATAGCCTTAATCAATGTCGAGAACTTGGCATTAAAGTGACTTGCGCCAATGCGGATGGCCTGGAGCTGGAACTGCCTTATAGCGAACACATCGTTGGCGATACCGATACGGGCGTTATCCATGGCGGCGCCATTACTACGTTGATGGATACCGCTTCCGGCGGCAGCGTATTATGTTGTCTGCCCGAACTGGAGTTGTGTCCCACCCTGGATCTGCGAGTGGACTACATGCGTCCGGCGCAGCCCGGCAAGACCGTCTTCGCGCGGGCCCGTTGCTATCGGGTGACCGGCACCATCGTCTTCACCCGTTGCGAAGCCTTCCAACGGGGCCCGGACACGACGGTGGCCAACTGCGTCGCCACGTTCATGCGGATTGGGCGTGACGCTTCCCCCGATTGGTTTTGGGAAAAGATCGAGGGCAGAAAGTAA
- a CDS encoding PaaI family thioesterase, with product MESLQQHVAQAHRSGDYNKLLELIPYASTLGVRCERFGNEVVFILPKREQNLGNPILPAIHGGVIGGFMELAAAFHLAIFLEIDTFPRIVDFSLDYLRAGLYQETYAECKLTRRGNRVANVSVSAWQKKRKDPIALARAHFLLG from the coding sequence ATGGAATCTTTACAGCAACACGTCGCGCAGGCTCATCGCAGCGGCGACTACAATAAGCTTCTGGAACTGATTCCCTACGCCAGCACCCTTGGTGTGCGCTGTGAGCGTTTCGGCAACGAAGTGGTGTTTATTCTGCCCAAGCGGGAGCAGAATTTGGGCAACCCCATTTTGCCTGCGATTCATGGTGGCGTGATCGGCGGATTCATGGAGTTGGCCGCTGCATTCCATCTCGCTATTTTCCTGGAGATCGACACCTTTCCGCGGATCGTCGACTTTTCTTTGGACTATCTGCGTGCAGGCTTGTATCAGGAGACGTATGCGGAATGTAAGCTGACTCGTCGCGGCAATCGCGTCGCCAATGTCAGCGTCAGCGCATGGCAGAAAAAGCGTAAGGACCCGATCGCATTGGCGCGGGCGCATTTTTTGCTGGGTTGA
- the xseA gene encoding exodeoxyribonuclease VII large subunit encodes MSELSPHSPLSVSELNRQVRRLLEVSFMQVWVTGEISNFSCPSSGHWYFSLKDDKAQVRCAMFRNRNMFVKQRPRDGEAVTLRAKVSLYEGRGEFQLIAEGMELAGEGELRRAFEELKLKLSREGLFDDARKRPLPAMPKQIGVITSPTGAAVRDILTVLKRRFPAIPVLLFPVPVQGKEAGPAIVAAIASANRLNACDVLIVGRGGGSLEDLWAFNEEPVVRAIAASAIPIVSAVGHETDITIADLVADLRAPTPSAAAEKISPDQAEWKHRFLIYEQRLGAAAQRLLRQEGMRLNQLRERLKHPGRRLQESAQRLDDLEMRLHRQAQNLLSARRNQLTHLHDRLLASSPRQSLKNRYATVDALDHRLQTAVLSVLRHKSQHFAKLCGHMEAVSPIATLARGYAIVSDENGQIIRSEKEVRTGQKVKARLSDGEIHCEVIASA; translated from the coding sequence ATGAGCGAGCTCAGCCCCCATTCTCCCCTTTCCGTCAGTGAATTAAACCGTCAAGTGCGCCGACTTTTGGAAGTCAGCTTCATGCAGGTCTGGGTGACCGGTGAAATCTCCAACTTCAGTTGTCCCAGTTCTGGACACTGGTATTTCTCTCTTAAGGACGACAAGGCCCAGGTGCGTTGCGCCATGTTTCGCAACCGCAATATGTTTGTGAAACAGCGCCCCCGGGATGGAGAGGCGGTTACTTTGCGCGCCAAGGTCAGTCTTTATGAAGGACGCGGCGAGTTTCAGTTAATTGCGGAAGGTATGGAGCTGGCGGGAGAAGGCGAACTAAGGCGCGCCTTCGAGGAATTGAAGCTGAAGCTGTCTCGCGAGGGTCTGTTTGATGACGCCCGCAAACGCCCATTGCCCGCCATGCCCAAGCAGATCGGCGTGATCACCTCGCCGACCGGCGCTGCAGTGCGCGATATTCTCACCGTACTGAAAAGACGCTTCCCCGCCATTCCCGTTTTATTGTTTCCCGTCCCGGTTCAAGGCAAAGAAGCCGGACCGGCTATCGTCGCAGCGATAGCGAGCGCCAACCGACTTAACGCCTGCGATGTGCTGATTGTGGGCCGCGGCGGCGGCTCGCTGGAAGATCTGTGGGCCTTCAATGAAGAGCCCGTGGTCCGCGCCATTGCCGCGAGCGCCATCCCCATCGTCAGCGCTGTCGGACACGAAACCGACATCACCATCGCCGATCTGGTCGCCGACCTTCGCGCGCCCACGCCATCCGCCGCTGCGGAGAAAATCAGTCCGGACCAGGCTGAGTGGAAACATCGCTTTCTGATATACGAACAAAGGCTTGGCGCCGCTGCGCAGCGCCTGTTGCGACAGGAAGGCATGCGCCTCAACCAGCTTCGAGAACGCCTCAAGCATCCTGGCCGGCGTCTGCAGGAGTCCGCCCAGCGCCTGGATGATCTGGAAATGCGTCTGCATCGGCAAGCACAAAATCTGCTATCTGCTCGTCGCAATCAATTGACGCATCTGCATGACCGTCTGCTGGCGTCCAGCCCCCGGCAGTCTCTAAAAAACCGCTACGCCACCGTGGATGCCCTTGATCATCGTTTGCAAACCGCTGTCTTGTCTGTGTTAAGACACAAATCTCAGCACTTCGCCAAGCTGTGCGGTCACATGGAAGCGGTCAGCCCAATCGCTACCCTGGCGCGAGGATACGCCATCGTCTCTGACGAAAATGGCCAGATTATTCGCAGCGAGAAAGAAGTTCGGACAGGGCAAAAGGTCAAAGCCCGTCTCAGCGACGGTGAAATTCATTGTGAAGTGATCGCATCCGCCTGA
- the guaB gene encoding IMP dehydrogenase has protein sequence MLRIAQEALTFDDVLLIPGYSEVLPKDVSLTTRLTRDITINLPLVSAAMDTVTEARLAIALAQEGGIGIIHKNMTIEQQAAEVRTVKKFESGVVKDPITVSPNNTVSEVRAITMANNISGLPVVDGKDLVGIITGRDIRFENNLNKKVQELMTPKEKLVTVTEGYDMETVKNLLHRHRIEKVLVVNNEFELKGLITLKDIQKAQDYPRASKDEQGRLRVGAAVGTGEGTDERIAALAAAGVDVIVVDTAHGHSRGVLNRVRWVKTHFPEVQVIGGNIATGEAALALVEAGADGVKVGIGPGSICTTRIVAGIGVPQMSAIANVAAALKDSGVPLIADGGIRFSGDIAKAIAAGASSVMVGGLLAGTDESPGEVELYQGRSYKAYRGMGSLGAMAQSQGSSDRYFQDASSGVEKLVPEGIEGRVASKGPLTNVVHQLMGGLRSSMGYTGCATIEEMRTKPQFTRITNAGIHESHVHDVTITKEAPNYRSGG, from the coding sequence ATGCTGCGCATAGCTCAAGAAGCGCTAACCTTCGACGACGTTCTCCTCATCCCTGGTTATTCTGAAGTCCTGCCCAAAGACGTCAGCCTGACCACCCGACTTACCCGCGACATCACGATCAACCTCCCCCTTGTCTCCGCCGCCATGGATACCGTAACGGAAGCCCGTTTGGCTATCGCACTGGCGCAGGAAGGCGGCATCGGCATTATTCATAAGAATATGACGATCGAGCAGCAAGCGGCGGAAGTGCGTACGGTGAAGAAATTTGAAAGTGGTGTGGTGAAAGACCCCATCACTGTTTCACCGAACAACACGGTCAGTGAAGTTCGCGCTATCACCATGGCCAATAATATCTCTGGTCTGCCGGTGGTGGACGGTAAGGATCTGGTGGGCATTATCACCGGTCGCGACATCCGTTTTGAAAACAACCTGAACAAGAAAGTTCAGGAACTGATGACGCCGAAAGAGAAGCTGGTCACCGTCACCGAAGGTTACGACATGGAAACGGTGAAGAACCTGTTGCACCGTCACCGTATCGAAAAAGTGTTGGTGGTGAACAACGAGTTTGAGCTGAAGGGCTTGATCACGCTGAAAGATATTCAGAAGGCGCAGGACTACCCACGCGCGTCCAAGGACGAGCAAGGGCGCCTGCGTGTCGGCGCCGCCGTCGGCACTGGCGAAGGCACCGATGAGCGGATCGCTGCATTGGCCGCCGCCGGCGTAGACGTCATCGTGGTTGATACTGCGCACGGTCACTCCCGCGGCGTCCTGAATCGCGTGCGTTGGGTGAAGACGCACTTCCCTGAAGTACAGGTAATCGGCGGCAACATCGCCACGGGCGAAGCGGCGCTGGCGCTGGTGGAAGCGGGCGCAGACGGCGTCAAAGTGGGCATTGGTCCCGGCTCCATCTGTACTACCCGTATCGTCGCAGGTATCGGCGTACCGCAAATGTCGGCCATCGCGAATGTGGCGGCGGCCCTGAAAGACAGCGGCGTCCCCCTGATTGCAGACGGCGGCATCCGCTTCTCCGGCGACATCGCCAAAGCGATCGCCGCCGGCGCCTCCAGTGTCATGGTGGGCGGTCTGTTGGCGGGTACTGATGAATCTCCCGGTGAAGTGGAGCTGTATCAAGGCCGTAGCTATAAAGCGTATCGCGGCATGGGCTCTCTGGGCGCCATGGCGCAAAGCCAGGGCTCCAGCGACCGTTACTTCCAGGACGCCAGCTCAGGCGTTGAAAAACTGGTGCCGGAAGGTATCGAAGGTCGCGTCGCCAGCAAGGGGCCGCTGACTAACGTCGTGCATCAGTTGATGGGCGGCCTGCGTTCCTCCATGGGCTACACCGGCTGCGCAACCATAGAAGAAATGCGCACCAAGCCCCAGTTCACCCGCATTACCAATGCCGGCATCCATGAGAGCCACGTTCATGACGTGACGATCACCAAGGAAGCGCCTAACTACCGTTCAGGCGGATAA
- the guaA gene encoding glutamine-hydrolyzing GMP synthase, translating to MSENIHSHRILILDFGSQYTQLIARRVREIGVYCEIYPFDMSEADIREFNPKGVILAGGPESVTEMGSPRAPECLFGMDLPLLGICYGMQTMAEQMGGKVAGSNLREFGYAQVKIERSEDGLFENIKDHVADDGKPLLDVWMSHGDKVVTLPESFVLSASTSSAPIAAMQHESKPWFGVQFHPEVTHTLQGRRMLERFLVNICGCKQLWTPGRIIEDAITQIRNQVGQDKVLLGLSGGVDSSVVAALLHRAIGDQLTCVFVDNGLLRLHEGDQVMDMFAKNMGIKVVRANAQDQFLNKLAGENDPERKRKIIGHTFIEVFDAEAAKIKDVKWLAQGTIYPDVIESAAAKTGKAHVIKSHHNVGGLPEDMEMQLVEPLRELFKDEVRKIGLELGLPYDMVYRHPFPGPGLGVRILGEVKKEYADILREADAIFIEELHRAELYHKVSQAFAVFLPVKSVGVVGDARRYEYVIALRAVETIDFMTARWAHLPYELLEKISNRIINEISGVSRVVYDVSSKPPATIEWE from the coding sequence ATGTCCGAAAATATTCATTCCCATCGTATTTTGATCCTGGATTTCGGTTCTCAATACACGCAGTTGATTGCACGCCGGGTTCGCGAAATCGGCGTTTACTGCGAAATTTACCCCTTCGATATGAGCGAAGCGGATATTCGCGAGTTCAATCCTAAAGGCGTGATTCTGGCCGGCGGCCCCGAGTCTGTGACCGAAATGGGCTCGCCGCGTGCGCCTGAGTGCCTGTTTGGCATGGATCTGCCTCTGTTGGGTATTTGCTATGGCATGCAGACCATGGCGGAGCAGATGGGGGGCAAGGTCGCGGGCTCGAATCTACGGGAGTTCGGCTATGCGCAGGTGAAGATCGAACGCTCCGAAGACGGTTTATTTGAAAATATCAAAGATCATGTGGCCGATGACGGCAAGCCTTTGCTGGATGTCTGGATGAGTCATGGCGATAAAGTTGTGACTTTGCCGGAAAGCTTTGTACTCAGCGCCTCCACGTCCAGCGCGCCGATCGCCGCCATGCAGCATGAAAGCAAGCCTTGGTTCGGCGTGCAATTCCATCCGGAAGTGACTCACACCTTGCAGGGACGTCGCATGCTGGAACGCTTCCTGGTGAATATCTGCGGATGTAAGCAATTGTGGACGCCTGGACGCATTATTGAAGACGCCATCACCCAGATTCGTAATCAAGTCGGGCAGGACAAAGTGCTGTTGGGGCTCTCCGGCGGTGTGGACTCTTCTGTGGTTGCGGCGCTGCTGCATCGCGCCATTGGCGATCAATTGACTTGTGTCTTCGTGGATAACGGCCTGCTGCGTTTACACGAAGGCGATCAGGTCATGGACATGTTCGCCAAGAACATGGGCATCAAAGTCGTGCGCGCCAATGCGCAGGATCAGTTCCTCAACAAGTTGGCGGGTGAAAACGATCCTGAGCGCAAGCGCAAGATCATCGGTCATACCTTCATTGAAGTGTTTGATGCGGAAGCGGCCAAGATCAAAGACGTGAAGTGGTTGGCGCAGGGTACCATCTATCCTGACGTCATTGAGTCCGCTGCAGCAAAAACCGGTAAAGCCCATGTCATAAAATCCCATCACAATGTTGGCGGATTGCCGGAAGACATGGAGATGCAACTGGTTGAACCTCTGCGCGAGCTGTTCAAGGACGAAGTCCGTAAGATCGGTCTGGAACTTGGGTTGCCGTACGATATGGTATACCGTCACCCCTTCCCGGGACCGGGGCTGGGCGTGCGTATACTGGGCGAAGTGAAGAAAGAATATGCGGATATTCTGCGCGAGGCGGACGCAATCTTCATCGAAGAGCTGCACCGTGCGGAGCTATATCACAAGGTGTCGCAGGCGTTTGCAGTATTTCTGCCGGTTAAGTCGGTAGGGGTGGTCGGCGACGCCCGTCGTTATGAGTATGTCATCGCGCTGAGAGCGGTGGAGACCATCGACTTTATGACGGCTCGCTGGGCGCATCTGCCTTATGAACTATTGGAAAAGATCTCCAATCGTATTATTAATGAGATTTCCGGCGTGTCACGGGTGGTTTATGACGTTTCGTCCAAACCGCCTGCTACTATTGAGTGGGAATAA